One genomic region from Salvia hispanica cultivar TCC Black 2014 chromosome 2, UniMelb_Shisp_WGS_1.0, whole genome shotgun sequence encodes:
- the LOC125208082 gene encoding mannosyl-oligosaccharide glucosidase GCS1-like, with amino-acid sequence MGRLIPADSWILEKQLDLISDTSTLWTKFGLRSLAKTSSIYMKRNTEHDAPYWRGPIWMNMNYMILSALNYYSQVDGPYRDRSKTIYTELRNNLIQNVVKNYKQTGFLWEQYDQKKGKGKGARLFTGWTSLTVLIMAESYSEC; translated from the exons ATGGGTAGGCTTATACCAGCT GATTCATGGATATTAGAGAAACAGCTTGATCTAATCTCAGACACAAGTACTCTGTGGACTAAGTTTGGACTCAGATCCCTTGCCAAAACAAG CTCAATATACATGAAACGAAATACTGAGCATGACGCACCATATTGGAGAGGGCCAATTTGGATGaatatgaattatatgattCTTTCAGCACTAAACTATTATTCTCAAG TGGATGGACCATATCGAGATCGATCAAAGACCATATACACCGAATTGAGGAACAACTTGATTCA AAATGTGGTGAAGAACTATAAGCAGACCGGCTTTTTGTGGGAACAGTACGATCAAAAGAAAGGGAAGGGAAAAGGCGCACGACTGTTCACAGGCTGGACATCACTTACAGTATTGATCATGGCTGAATCCTATAGCGAGTGTTAG